One window of Treponema denticola genomic DNA carries:
- a CDS encoding HEAT repeat domain-containing protein, which yields MPNSTEKILQELEAERLRRQNLTKEDLQKKYAELQRTGFPLSECIGFIADLGGSNQLAYHYELICEDWERDDPLHLDNSFDKHDLAGIDFLFAAINKASTEKIRVFTAYLIAEILVRSKHRDFYTAACNRLVPILVSHINTKDCVLRRKVLIAVGWIGTAQEIGIFNDRMLHDEDSLCRAWSASGLWQLSCNRLHSQTILPKVKDVFRQAITAEKDLFACGVMIESAQSLFGKKWISSIAVENKDSVKIEKARKSAVRFLSKD from the coding sequence ATGCCGAATTCAACGGAAAAAATTTTACAAGAACTTGAAGCGGAACGGTTACGCCGTCAAAATCTTACAAAAGAAGATTTACAAAAAAAGTATGCCGAGTTACAAAGAACCGGTTTTCCTCTTAGCGAATGTATCGGTTTTATAGCCGATTTAGGCGGCAGTAATCAGCTCGCTTATCATTACGAATTGATTTGCGAAGACTGGGAGCGAGATGATCCGTTGCATTTGGATAACAGTTTCGATAAACACGATTTAGCGGGAATTGATTTTCTTTTTGCGGCTATAAACAAAGCTTCAACCGAAAAAATACGGGTGTTCACCGCCTATCTCATTGCCGAAATTCTTGTGAGGTCGAAACATCGCGATTTTTATACGGCTGCATGCAATCGTCTTGTGCCGATACTTGTTTCGCATATAAATACGAAGGACTGTGTCCTGAGGCGCAAAGTGCTGATAGCTGTCGGGTGGATTGGGACAGCACAAGAGATTGGTATTTTTAATGACAGAATGCTCCACGACGAGGATAGTCTTTGCCGTGCATGGTCGGCTTCGGGGCTATGGCAATTATCATGTAACAGACTGCATAGTCAAACAATACTTCCGAAAGTAAAAGATGTTTTTAGACAGGCAATCACTGCGGAAAAAGACCTTTTTGCATGCGGCGTAATGATAGAGTCCGCGCAGAGTTTATTCGGTAAAAAATGGATATCGTCTATAGCTGTTGAAAATAAAGATTCGGTAAAAATAGAAAAGGCTCGCAAATCTGCTGTCAGATTTTTAAGTAAGGATTAA
- a CDS encoding BRO family protein: protein MDNEVKLFEDNKIRSVWDNEKEEWYFSVVDVVGALTDSPNPRDYWYRVKKRMSEEEKSQLSTFCRQLKLKAPDGKMRETDAADMQGIFRIIQSIPSPKAEPFKMWLAEVGKERVDEIIDPELTIDRALETYLKKGYTREWINQRLQAIQVRKELTDAWQDHGVKEGREYAILTNEISKAWSGMTVRQYKDFKNLKKENLRDNMSTLELVLNMLAEATVTELTNTTNPKGLEENKKTARRGGSIAGNTRKEIEKETGKPVINSKNAIDFSRLIDGVVKDKTKN from the coding sequence GTGGATAACGAAGTAAAGTTATTTGAAGATAATAAAATACGCTCCGTTTGGGATAACGAAAAAGAAGAGTGGTATTTTAGTGTTGTGGATGTTGTGGGAGCCTTAACGGACAGCCCTAATCCGAGGGACTATTGGTACCGCGTTAAAAAGCGTATGTCGGAAGAAGAAAAAAGTCAACTGTCGACATTTTGTCGACAGTTGAAATTAAAAGCTCCCGATGGGAAAATGCGTGAAACCGATGCAGCCGATATGCAAGGCATATTTAGAATTATACAATCTATTCCGTCACCTAAGGCAGAACCCTTTAAGATGTGGCTTGCCGAGGTGGGAAAAGAAAGAGTTGATGAAATCATAGATCCGGAATTGACAATTGATAGAGCTTTAGAAACCTATCTTAAAAAAGGCTACACTAGGGAATGGATAAATCAGCGCCTGCAAGCTATTCAGGTAAGAAAAGAACTTACCGATGCATGGCAAGACCATGGTGTAAAAGAAGGCAGAGAATATGCTATTTTGACAAACGAAATATCTAAAGCATGGAGCGGTATGACCGTTAGACAATATAAGGATTTTAAGAACCTCAAAAAAGAAAATCTAAGAGATAATATGTCGACACTTGAGCTTGTTCTTAATATGCTTGCAGAGGCTACCGTTACCGAATTAACCAATACTACTAACCCTAAGGGGCTTGAAGAAAATAAAAAAACGGCACGACGCGGCGGAAGCATCGCAGGAAATACACGAAAAGAAATAGAAAAAGAAACCGGAAAACCCGTAATTAATTCAAAAAATGCAATCGATTTTTCACGCCTTATAGACGGCGTGGTAAAAGATAAAACTAAAAATTAA
- a CDS encoding DUF2004 domain-containing protein, translated as MKKMEHQYFGQLNLEITDDVVDVIWEKEIQGIDTCLWLAKNVELSTGRLDLYAQFLENIDDKIKEARKALIAYLNDDSYYIDFHIEECELEDLPSDITEFVSKMTVTNVDLWIDSEQPHIAMDFMIAPDESDEILCVKFGEDAKIISIDWES; from the coding sequence ATGAAAAAAATGGAACATCAATACTTTGGTCAGTTGAATCTTGAGATAACAGACGATGTGGTGGATGTAATTTGGGAAAAAGAGATTCAGGGGATAGATACCTGTCTTTGGCTCGCCAAAAATGTAGAACTGTCTACCGGCAGACTCGACCTTTATGCACAGTTTCTTGAGAACATAGACGATAAAATAAAAGAAGCAAGAAAAGCACTTATAGCATATTTAAACGATGACAGTTACTATATCGACTTTCATATTGAAGAATGCGAACTCGAAGATTTGCCGAGTGATATTACCGAGTTTGTAAGTAAAATGACGGTAACGAATGTAGACTTATGGATTGACAGTGAACAGCCGCACATCGCAATGGATTTTATGATTGCACCTGATGAAAGCGATGAAATACTCTGCGTAAAATTCGGTGAAGATGCAAAGATCATATCCATTGATTGGGAAAGTTAG
- a CDS encoding Imm32 family immunity protein, which produces MKKRSITVRYNEEGIPYITPKSGCYLSFQISPIGGEIEILGNEIGLQLLARSILGIAKMEEVDMTYHIHLDELYSLNEEGKSFVIRKIENDDLK; this is translated from the coding sequence ATGAAAAAAAGAAGCATAACTGTTCGCTATAACGAAGAGGGGATCCCGTATATTACACCCAAGTCAGGTTGTTATCTTTCCTTTCAGATCTCACCTATAGGAGGTGAGATTGAAATTTTGGGTAATGAAATCGGATTACAGCTTCTAGCAAGGAGCATCTTAGGTATAGCTAAAATGGAGGAGGTGGATATGACATATCATATCCACCTAGATGAATTGTACTCCTTAAATGAAGAAGGTAAGAGTTTTGTTATTCGTAAAATAGAGAATGACGATCTTAAGTGA
- a CDS encoding ABC transporter ATP-binding protein, giving the protein MGETIIRMENVTKLYEMGESVVHALRGISFSIDQGEFISIMGPSGSGKSTCMNMIGCLDRPTSGILEIGGKETAKMTEKELAMLRNKTIGFVFQQYHLLPNMTVLENVMLPLRYQGLERAKRLALAKEALEHVDMGDRLSHGPNELSGGQKQRVAIARAMVTKPHIILADEPTGALDSKTGAQVLNLFKKINESGTTIVIVTHDPGIGASTDRCIKLFDGNIQSDEHQVPVT; this is encoded by the coding sequence ATGGGCGAAACTATTATCCGTATGGAAAACGTTACAAAATTATATGAAATGGGTGAAAGCGTCGTACATGCCCTGCGAGGCATAAGCTTCAGTATAGATCAGGGAGAATTTATTTCGATAATGGGGCCGTCAGGTTCGGGAAAGTCTACCTGCATGAATATGATAGGCTGTCTTGACCGGCCGACAAGCGGTATATTGGAAATTGGCGGAAAAGAAACGGCAAAGATGACGGAAAAAGAACTTGCCATGCTGCGTAATAAAACGATCGGCTTTGTGTTTCAGCAGTATCATTTGCTTCCAAATATGACGGTTTTAGAAAACGTTATGCTTCCGTTACGCTATCAGGGGCTGGAAAGAGCTAAACGCCTTGCTCTTGCAAAAGAAGCTTTGGAGCATGTCGATATGGGCGATAGACTTTCCCACGGTCCTAATGAACTTTCCGGCGGTCAAAAGCAGCGTGTCGCCATTGCACGTGCAATGGTAACAAAACCGCACATTATCTTAGCCGATGAGCCGACCGGTGCTTTGGACAGCAAAACAGGAGCTCAGGTTCTTAACCTCTTTAAAAAAATAAATGAAAGCGGAACGACAATTGTTATTGTTACCCACGACCCTGGAATCGGAGCAAGTACGGATCGATGTATAAAACTTTTTGACGGAAATATTCAGTCGGATGAACATCAGGTTCCTGTTACTTAA
- a CDS encoding Imm12 family immunity protein, with protein MEVILSTVIGGEITVEVDGGKIVHSLIIKMRNSLKEHFKKIFFEGLDRIKINVYISGDVSSYCDKTGITATRYFRAKTEYTTEFCIDKNYWPLEPVLPVDRKFILFMENSLIQLGEIIEKKLKAAGYSFDGELFKEIVLKSLRGIS; from the coding sequence ATGGAAGTTATTTTGAGTACGGTAATCGGCGGTGAAATTACGGTTGAGGTTGATGGTGGGAAAATTGTTCATTCATTGATAATAAAAATGAGAAACTCCTTGAAAGAGCATTTTAAAAAAATATTTTTTGAAGGGCTAGATAGAATAAAAATCAACGTATATATCAGCGGAGATGTTTCTTCTTATTGCGATAAAACGGGTATTACTGCAACCCGATATTTCCGTGCAAAGACAGAATATACGACAGAGTTTTGTATCGATAAAAACTATTGGCCGTTAGAACCTGTTCTTCCAGTGGATAGAAAGTTTATTCTATTTATGGAAAACTCGTTGATACAGTTAGGCGAAATTATTGAAAAAAAACTTAAAGCAGCCGGATATAGTTTTGACGGCGAGCTGTTTAAAGAAATTGTTCTTAAAAGTTTAAGAGGGATTAGTTAA
- a CDS encoding Imm43 family immunity protein, whose protein sequence is MYNFDLRFNSAGFIVSHVFLGLLQRHTSTPYVSTPVYMVNKFGDSVAKKEYYYIRFYNYTDLIDHTSSNIVYDKKGFIKKPIELHLRTDISQQVFMTDSSYFFNRLFCTDEFRKACLEASIYGVEFVEALKVGIYKP, encoded by the coding sequence GTGTATAACTTTGATTTACGCTTTAATAGTGCAGGATTTATAGTATCCCATGTTTTTCTTGGGTTATTACAGAGGCATACCTCTACACCGTATGTTTCAACTCCAGTGTATATGGTAAATAAGTTTGGAGATAGTGTCGCTAAAAAAGAGTATTACTACATCCGCTTCTATAATTATACAGACTTAATTGACCATACGTCATCTAATATTGTTTATGACAAGAAAGGCTTTATAAAGAAGCCTATAGAGCTACACTTAAGGACAGATATATCCCAACAGGTATTTATGACAGATAGTAGCTACTTCTTCAACAGGCTATTTTGTACTGATGAGTTTCGAAAAGCTTGCTTGGAAGCTTCTATTTATGGGGTGGAATTTGTGGAAGCGTTAAAAGTTGGAATCTATAAGCCATAA
- a CDS encoding RHS repeat domain-containing protein, whose product MWYRESFSNCLYSTTVWGFELERMLPGGISQSFAYDNIGRLVDSKTRQSSKVRRERKYHWGKADRLLKMEDSQYGTTTYEYSATGHLQKATYADGTEEYRLSDKVGNLFDDPDRKLRKYLQGGKIEQSGEWRFKYDKDGQLIEKYKGSGKWWDSKRERWQYERNQNGTLKAVKSPHRKRPVQFTYDALGRRLSKLASEYTHWVWNGNVPLHEWNSGREWKGDGWQHYELDLRTWVFEEESFVPMALLLNGKVYSIVTDQLGTPTEAYNAEGEEVWHRRLDMNGKILEEVYDRNAPYSEQIRIPFLFQGQYYDHETELAYNRFRYYSPELGSSISEDPIRLLGGITLHAYVEDRLMGLDPLGLSLGSRALDKALGGIRGDCKMAPH is encoded by the coding sequence ATGTGGTATAGAGAGTCTTTTTCAAACTGCTTATACAGTACGACAGTTTGGGGCTTTGAGTTGGAGCGTATGCTCCCCGGGGGCATCTCGCAGAGTTTTGCCTATGACAACATCGGCAGGCTCGTCGACAGCAAGACACGTCAGTCGTCCAAGGTACGCAGAGAACGCAAGTACCATTGGGGCAAGGCCGACAGACTGCTCAAGATGGAGGACAGTCAGTATGGTACTACCACCTACGAGTACAGTGCCACGGGACATCTGCAAAAGGCGACCTATGCTGACGGCACAGAAGAGTACCGCCTATCGGATAAGGTGGGCAACCTCTTCGACGACCCTGACCGAAAGCTCCGTAAATACCTCCAAGGAGGGAAGATAGAGCAGTCGGGCGAGTGGCGTTTCAAGTACGACAAGGATGGACAACTCATCGAGAAGTACAAAGGCTCGGGCAAATGGTGGGACAGCAAGCGTGAGCGCTGGCAGTATGAGAGGAACCAGAACGGCACGCTCAAAGCTGTTAAGTCGCCCCACAGAAAGCGACCTGTACAGTTTACCTATGATGCCTTGGGGCGTCGTCTCAGCAAGCTCGCCAGTGAATACACCCATTGGGTATGGAACGGCAATGTGCCGCTGCACGAGTGGAACTCTGGCAGGGAATGGAAGGGCGACGGCTGGCAGCACTACGAGCTTGACCTGAGGACGTGGGTCTTTGAGGAGGAGAGCTTCGTGCCGATGGCACTGCTCCTCAATGGCAAGGTGTACAGCATCGTAACCGACCAGCTGGGTACGCCCACCGAAGCGTACAACGCCGAGGGCGAGGAGGTTTGGCATCGCAGGCTCGATATGAACGGTAAGATACTCGAGGAGGTGTACGACAGAAACGCCCCCTACAGCGAGCAGATACGCATACCATTCCTTTTCCAAGGACAGTACTACGACCACGAGACAGAGCTGGCATACAACCGATTCCGATACTACTCGCCAGAATTGGGGAGTAGTATCTCGGAGGACCCGATACGATTGCTAGGTGGAATTACCCTACATGCCTATGTGGAGGATAGGCTTATGGGGCTTGACCCATTAGGACTATCGCTAGGTTCTCGTGCTTTAGATAAGGCTCTAGGAGGTATTAGAGGTGATTGTAAAATGGCACCTCATTAA